The window CTCCCACAGGTTTGGAAGAGGTCTGGCGCCTGGTTCTACAAGGGGCTTCCCAAGTACATCACGCctttgaagagcagcagcaaacccACCGAGGTGCACTCGCAGCCTCGGCAGAGCGAGCCAGCCGTGTCGGAGGCCGAGGGCGTCGGGACCAGCCGTTCCTTCACCTGGGCCAGGGGCAAAGGTTGGTCGGGGGCTCCTTGCCCAGGAGGCAAGCCGGGAGAAGGGCCcggcttctgctgctgttagcAGCATGCAGCTCACAGGGGAGGCTCACTGGAAGATAAGCGAGGTGCTCTTCTGCAGTTGGTAAGCAGGGGCAagcctgtgctggctgtgtCCTCTTGTGCCTGATGCTCCGGGTGAGGCTGGCAAAGGGTGAAGCTCCCTCCCCAGGCCTTGGAGAGAGTGTTGGGGTTTGCAGCATGGATAACCCCGGGTGAGTTGTGCTTTAAATGCGTCTCAGAGAAGCTGTTCATTAACTTAGCCCTGAGGAGCCTGAAGATTTACCAGCTTCAGCGCTCACATCCTTGTTCTTTGAGGCAGACCTTGATTGAAGTAGACCGATGTATCACATGTGGCTTCTTGGCTCGCTGCCGTATCAGATCCCATTCACGGGGCTGCCTTGTagggctttttttctcccctctcttccATCTGTCCTCCCCATCACTGCTCATACGCCCACTCCAGTGCCGTGCCTGGAGCGAGCTGGGGGGAAACAGCACGGCCTTGAGGAGCTGAGCGTTCGGGGTCATTAGCGCAGCAGTGGATGGATGCTGCAGAATTAAAACGGCTGCCAGTCTGCTTTGATTTCTCTCCACTTCTTGCTGGTGTGGATTAGCAGATCTGGCCTCTCTCCTGTTCTGTCTTTTGCTATTAGATCCCCTCAGTTGGAGGAGACCTCTCCGGTGTACCAGCAGCATTCACTCTTCCACTTCAAGCTAAATCTTACCCATGTTGCAGGGGGGAATAACCTTTTAATAAAGAGGACTCAGGAGGGTCGGGTTTACAAGTCTTCTCTTCAGGCCCCGGGAAAGCACTCCCAGCCTGACTGTAACTTTTGTAATTAAAGACAAATTGGATCAAGAATAGATGGTTGTGCTCCCCTCCAGGAGACGCTTGGAAGGTGCTGTCTTAGCAAATGAACTGATTGATGGAGTATTCACACGATACAGAAAGCACTATGAGTCAAAGAGGTTGAGCCCGGACTCTTGCTGCATTTTCATTGAGCCTTGCTTTGGGGGAGTGCTTTCTGCCCTGgtgggagcagctggaggacaGTGCAGCCGCTGTTGGTAGGCTTTGACGTGGTGGTGAGCCGTATTTCTCCCTGTACTCTGATTTTTGGCTGGCTGCTGTTTTATGGGCGGGATAATATCAATTTATAGTTTTATTTCCTGGTGCTTTCTTCCCTCGTCGTTCTCTGCTAGGCTGCCTGTCCTCTGGACGGCTTTCAATGGGCACTGCTGGCTGTAATTCATCCCTGAAGCTGGGCGCTTGGACATCTCACCCCTCTATTTAACTCTTTTACACCTGCCAATGCTGGGCCTTCTGCTGTTTGTCATCCGAACCCCTTGTGCCGTGCGTGGCAGCCCTTCCCAACGTGGATGTGATGTAGAAGGGATTTTGCTGGTACAATCGTGGCTGGGCCTGGGCAGAGCTTGGCAAGTCCTTGGCTGACAGGGCCACGGCTCAGCTCTGCGTGGTGCGTAGCACATGCCAGCTCACACCTCGTACGCCCTCGCCCGAGCGtgtcccttccctgctgcttctttGGCAGGGTGTTCTCAGGACTGAGCAATGGTATTTAACGTGCTGGGCTCTGGTCGTCTGCTCTCGGTGGGGTTTCCGTGGTCTTGGCTGGCCACATCTCACCCCACCGCTCTGCTCCTGAGGTGCCAGGCAGCCGGCTCACAGCAGCTGAGGGCTTTGAGCCAGGTGGGACCAGCACATGCGTAGGGGTGTCCCCCGCAGAGCCCAGGAGAGACAAGCAGCGGGCGTCCCTTCCACATCCTGCCTTTCAACGGGGCCAGAACAACCCCAAAGTGTTCCTTTTTGGGATGAGATTTATGTGGGGCCACcgctgtgcctgctgcagagggaccgaggggctgcaggagcgTGCCTCGTGGAAGGAAAGCCAAACCCACCGggaagaagttttatttttacacaccCGTAATTTCTCTGGCTCTCGCTAATGCCGGGATTTGCCGCTACCTTTagtttttctgtaataaacaAGCAGTTGCCATGGGAACCCTGTTATTAGTTAAGGCAGAAATGTATTGTCGTGGGGAGAGCAGCAGTAatatttcttgtgctggggaacAGCTCTGCTCCATGTGGTGGCACGTGGGTGGCTTTCTGCACCGGGTCGGGCGGGACGGGGTCCCCAGGGGGTGgggagcagcaagcagcagggctctgcttcCTCCAAGCTCCgagttctgcagaaaaatgggaagaaactGGGTGGAGGAAAAGAGTAGGATCCTGAAACTTGTGCTGCTTGCCACgagggctgcctgctgctccgAGCAGTCCCCGGCAGTTTCTCCCGTCACGCTGTGCCAGGAGATGCAGCCTGCTGGGCTCAGTGCTGTTGGAGATGCAGGAGCGGCGGCTGCCAGGGGACACGGTGGGTTTGTCTGGTGCTGGAGGCCAAATCCCCGAGCACTGGAGCAGAGACAGCGTGCCGGGGCAGGTCACGAGCCTTGCAGGTCCCCACGGTGTCATCCAGCTTCTCTACAAGCCTGGGCAGCGCTGAAGCTACGCGATGGTGCTGCTGAAGGGGAGAGCAGGCGCCTGGTGCCCTCCTTCTGCTTGGGCATgtccctgctctctgcaggatGCTTTGGTTGGAACAAAACCCTTCGTGTGTGaccctcctgcctgctgtgacCCGGAgctgccagcctcctgcaggtTGGGTTTGTGGGGAGGTGCCCAGGGACCCATCCTCATCGCAGCCACGCTCGTGCCAGATGGATGCATTTAATATTAGAGCTCAGCCCCGGCTGAGTGCTCCCTTTCTTGAGGCAATTCCTTCCCTCACCCTGATctgtggggctgagcacagcccggctcccctctgccctccctgtgctgcagggccCCATCACCTCCTGCTCGGAGGCACTCAGGCCCCTGACAAGTGGCCCAGCCCCATGGGAATATTGCTTTTCCTGCAAGCTTtatcttggctttttttttttttttttttatgagcttttTCAGTCAGCTGGAGATGGAAAGGGATAAATCTGTTACGTTCCCTGAAAGTACAGCCGTCCAACGACTCTTATTGATATATCAGCAACTGCTGGAACACCAGATTTACGACTTCTGGGCTCTGGAAAGTGCCAGCAGAAGGTTTGGGAGCTTTGGGAGAAATATTACCTTAAAGGGAAACATTGGTGCAGTGGGTAAAACACACTCTTATTGGCAGCAGAGGAAATGAGAGCAGACAGGGCTGCTCCTGTGGTGCAAGTGCCTCCGTGTCATTAATATCTTTCTCCTCTTGTGTTGGACCTCTCTGAACTGCTGAGTGGCATAAGGGAAGGCAGCTAAAGTCACCTCCGTTGATTCATCAGGGCCTTCTCCAAATAAATCCTGAATTCCAGCATTTTGAAAGGATTTGTGGAGGAAGGAGCCGTTACAAAGCGATGGATTTTGTGAATCTGggaggacaaaaagaaaaacgaTAACCAAATGGGACAGGAATGCGTTTGCCAAGGGAATTGGGCAACTGGACAGCCAGAAAGGTTCTGGCAGCCGAGATTTGGATTTTGTAGCAAAGAGCCTGGTACGTGTGGGTTGTTATTAATGGTGCTTACTGATAACCCCGGGAAGCTCTGGGGTAGAAGTACTGAAGCTGCCTTTAAGACAGCGCCTCGCggggagctgcctgccagggcatCTTCAGGAACACTTTGCAATAACGCTGCCAGCCGGTTTAATATCCTCAGAGATGTTAACTCCAGAAAAGAGCTATTTtaagtattaatttattttttttttatatcaaatattttgtgtagTACAGATTGCTGCCTGAACACAAGAGCGTCTGCGGAGGTCCTTGGCAGAAATGTTGGACAGCTTGTGCTTGCCTGTGCCGGGGGAAGACTACCAGCCCTCGTGCCCTGGGCAGGGTTAAAGGCTTTGTAGCGCTGCTGACTGCGTGTAGTGAATGTTAGCACTGGTGAAGAGAGGTGAACTGACAGCTGGCTTTGCTACCCGGTGCTGTCACCTTATTTATACCACCACGCTCAcgtccctcctgctcctggcagcaccGTGAGGCCGGGAAGCTGCAGTTGGCAGCCCAGGTACCTTTTTGAATGGTATAAGCAAGGAGAGGTGCTTGCATAATCGCATGGAAAAGTGGAAACAGCCTGCTGGTGTGCGGAGTGTCCTCGGATTGTGTCTGGCAAAACGAAGCTCTTTCAGCTTGTGTGGAAACTGTGAGAgtggaaagcagcaggatgAGTGCCAGGATTCaggggaaaataattaaaaaacgATAAATAAAGAGGCCTTGGAAGTGGAGAACAGTCTCCTTGAGGAAACGGAGAGACCCTTGCCTGTTAAGCCTTGGGGACATAGGAGTAACACAGCTCCAGGCAGTGTGCTGATAGCGATGAGCATCTGCTGAATGGGTGTTGGGCTAATAAGGTTGGCTCTCCGTGTAGTCACTGCAGGGCTTTTGTGCTTGATGCGCGTAGCATTTATCTGGTGTGTTCCTCAGAGATCCTGGAGCCTCCACAGGGGTCCTGCTGCACATGGAAGAGGAGACCAGGGCTGGACCTGCAGCCAGTCCCTCTTCCCAAATTATTAAAACGTGGTTCCTTTTAGGATCCTACTACTCTGGAGCCAGGACCCTGCCTTGCACCCTGCCCAGCCTTTAGGATATTGCTTTGTGCAGGAGGCAGCAaactgcaggaggaaggggctCGCTGGTGTGCACACACAGGTcggcaggagcagagccctggctTCCAGCTGGCCGTGCTGCAGGGCACTGTGCTCCCCGGCAGGGAGCTTCGGGCAGCAAAGCACGGAGCAGGAGCAGCGTGCTCCCCGTGGTCCCAGCAGGGCCTGAGACTGATGTGCTGGTGGTACGTGCacctgctccaggtgctggcATTGCCAGGTGTGTGTGGCTCAACTGCAAATCACctggaaaaagtaaaagcaggTTGTGTTTGAGAGGAAGCGGGAACACCTGTGGAGGAACTGCAGGTAGGGCTGTTTTTTGGAGAGGGAGAACATGATCATCGAGTCAGCATTTGTGCATGTTTTATTTGGATCCATCTGGCACCCTCTTTGCAAGTGTTATGAACATTGTGAATAActgtctctctcctctcctcccccccaatCTTTCCTGCAGTGGTTTCTAGCGACAGCGAGAGCGACTCGGAGCTCAGTTCCTCCAGCCTGGATGAGAAGCCCTCCTCGCCTGTGGGGTCAAAAGGCTCACAAGccagaaagcagcaagcagGACCGGGTAAGGAGCTGCTGTTCCTTGTGGCTGAAGGGTGGGAAGTGAGCAGTGCTCAAACGTGTGGCTCttggttttgggggttttgcCCCCAAATTGGCTGCCCTGCACAGGTGCAGCCCACTGGCTCCAGCTGGGGTCTGGTTTGTTAACACCAAATAGCAGCAATGGGTCAAACTGGTGGTGGGTCTctgttccctgcagcctgtcagGGGCTGTCCTTGAGGTCAAGAGCTGTCCCTGGCTGCCTGGCAGCACATCTGCAGCCGGCTCCTCACGCCTGACCAGCATCCCTGGTGCCATTTTGGGAGCGGAGCACAGGAATTGGGCTTTTTTCCTGCTCCCAAGGGTACCTGGGTGGGAGCAGGAATGCTTCTGCTCTCTTGGGACCTGGTCCAGGATCTGTACCCATTTCTCCCTCCCCTGACAACTGCTCTCTGTGTtgtgtccctgcagcacccagcggGGAGCCCAGCCGGCCCGTGGGCAGGGTGCAGGCGAGCACCCACCCCCCTGCCCTCTCGGGGAGCCgcagcagcctgggcagcgAGCAGGGGGCTGCCCTCAGCGCCTCCGAGAGCTGCCAAAGCGACCACCCACCAGAAGGGCACGACAGCAACGTCGGCAGCAGAGTCCCTGGTAAGCTGATGTCCCCCTCCTGGGCACGTCCCCACGCTGGGGGCTGATCTCCCTCGAAGCAGAAGGCTCTCAGGAGTGCACCTGGCAATGCCGTGGCCCAgcatcacctttccctgctgtttCGCTGGTGGCAGATGCTGTCACAGCATTACAGCTCAGTCCTTCCCTTGTGCAGAACCTATTCTGCAATGTGAGTAATCGTCTGGGGTGGGAGCTGCCCACAGCCGCCTGCGGGAGCCGCAGCagcctgggtctgtccccttaGGAGGGCCCGGAGCTCACCTGCCCTgcggaggcagcagcacagatccGAGCTGTTAATGGCGCAAAGCAGAAACCCAGCAGCTTCATGAGACTGAATacaatttcttcctaatgttaGGTGGCTCTCAAAGCCAAGCATGGCTCTTCCCAGAACTCTGCagtgcaaaaaaagaaaaaaaaagatacttttccCCCTCAACAACCTTGGAACAATTAAGTGACTGTGAGAGCAGAGGCTGCTATCACGCCTGATCTGGAGCAGCTGAAAGAGATGCAAATGTGTTCTCTCCTCGATTCCTGCTAATCTATTCAATAACCCCTTAAGTTATCGTTTAGCACCGCTCCCCCCAGAGCGTTCCTGCTGCCCTGCGAACTGCCACTCCTTTTGTTCCTGAGTcgtttctgtgctgtgcttgttGAGGCGTAAATTGGATTAGGGAGAGCAGGTTTATCCTTCAGTGCAACAGGGAGTCACAGTCCCTCTCCCCGTGCTTCCTGCTGGAAATAGCCAGCATAAAATTGTTGCTGGgttcttccctccctccacaAGTTCAGTGGATTTGCAGttctctttaatttaattttattttttgcaaagcaaatcaGATGAGTGGTACTTCTGCTCTGCCTGTCCTCTGTCTGGATTATAAtgctgccccagcctggggggGGTTATTTTTAAGCCTCTACTCGATGTGGCTTTAGAGGTGGGTGTTTGCCGTGgtgtgctggctctgctgcctgctggagtgGAGCAGCAGGTTGTTCTGTGGGGTGGAAGGGGTCTGTGTGACCCCGGTGCTGATGCTACGTGGCTGGAAGCAGGCGATGGCCATCCTGCATGGTGTGTTCGTGCAGGGCTTAGCACTCGGGAGCTTTCCTGCCAGCCACTCGAAGCAG is drawn from Aythya fuligula isolate bAytFul2 chromosome 20, bAytFul2.pri, whole genome shotgun sequence and contains these coding sequences:
- the RPH3AL gene encoding rab effector Noc2, encoding MADTIFGSGTGQWMCPNDRQLALRAKLQTGWSVHTFQTEKQRKMQALSPQELEVILEVIRKAEKLDVVEQQRIGRLVERLENMRKNAMGNGLSQCLLCGELLGLLGSTSVFCQDCKKKVCTKCGIETFGTQKRPLWLCKICSEQREVWKRSGAWFYKGLPKYITPLKSSSKPTEVHSQPRQSEPAVSEAEGVGTSRSFTWARGKVVSSDSESDSELSSSSLDEKPSSPVGSKGSQARKQQAGPAPSGEPSRPVGRVQASTHPPALSGSRSSLGSEQGAALSASESCQSDHPPEGHDSNVGSRVPGKRYVHTRTRC